Proteins found in one Campylobacter lari genomic segment:
- a CDS encoding ArsS family sensor histidine kinase, whose translation MKITINLKITVLFATAFLFVCALFVLLGKVQIDSYLTNEQSRQKEIAEKIIYNLERKEGFSIHDYLLSKSFKLVENERNIKHIVAKGEKVLRVNSSYGSFSSIIYHNQIFFYVEQLKAKYLYELNASARLEYLFLLSFFFSLILIIFLYFSVLRSLMPLKILKKKIKNISTGKIEPLSEYSQINDEISEISFEFDHAINKIQELVKSRQFFLRMIMHELKTPIGKGRIVCEMLDNQKQKDRLVAIFERLELLIDEFGKIEKVLSRNCQLNLQTYHLSLILEQAEDYLMRDDFYQKVKIIYKEDAMMVADLELFSLMLKNLIDNAIKYSTDKACEIICSGDYIIVKNKGIQLKKTFDYYLKPFVREQNTQVEGMGLGLYIINNICNLHGYNLTYSYEDGYHTFKIVFSRLK comes from the coding sequence ATGAAAATAACTATTAATCTTAAGATTACAGTTCTTTTTGCAACTGCATTTTTATTTGTTTGTGCTTTGTTTGTGCTTTTGGGTAAGGTTCAAATAGATTCTTATTTAACTAATGAGCAAAGTAGGCAAAAAGAAATTGCAGAAAAAATAATATATAACTTAGAAAGAAAAGAAGGCTTCTCAATACATGATTATCTTCTTTCTAAGTCTTTTAAATTAGTTGAAAACGAGCGTAATATAAAACATATCGTTGCAAAAGGTGAAAAAGTACTTAGGGTTAATTCCTCATATGGAAGTTTTTCTTCCATTATTTACCATAATCAAATTTTTTTTTATGTAGAACAGCTTAAGGCAAAATATCTTTACGAGTTAAATGCTTCGGCACGTCTTGAATATCTATTTTTATTAAGTTTCTTTTTTAGTTTGATTTTGATTATATTTTTATATTTTTCAGTATTAAGATCTTTAATGCCTTTAAAAATTTTAAAAAAGAAAATTAAAAATATCAGCACAGGTAAGATTGAACCTCTATCTGAGTATTCTCAGATTAATGATGAAATTTCTGAAATTTCTTTTGAATTTGATCACGCTATTAATAAAATTCAAGAACTTGTAAAATCAAGACAATTTTTCTTAAGAATGATTATGCATGAACTTAAAACACCTATTGGAAAAGGTAGGATAGTTTGTGAAATGCTAGATAATCAAAAACAAAAAGATCGTTTGGTGGCAATTTTTGAAAGACTTGAATTATTAATAGATGAATTTGGAAAGATTGAAAAAGTCTTATCAAGAAATTGTCAGCTTAATTTACAAACTTATCATCTGAGTTTGATTTTGGAACAGGCTGAAGATTATTTAATGAGAGATGACTTTTATCAAAAAGTAAAGATAATCTATAAAGAGGATGCTATGATGGTTGCTGATTTGGAGCTCTTTTCTTTAATGCTTAAAAATCTAATTGATAATGCCATTAAATACTCAACTGATAAAGCTTGCGAAATTATATGTTCTGGAGATTATATAATTGTCAAAAATAAAGGAATTCAGCTTAAAAAAACTTTTGATTATTATTTAAAACCATTTGTAAGAGAGCAAAATACTCAAGTTGAGGGTATGGGACTGGGTCTTTATATTATTAATAATATTTGCAATCTTCATGGTTACAATCTAACCTATAGTTATGAAGATGGTTATCATACTTTCAAAATTGTTTTTTCAAGGTTGAAATGA
- a CDS encoding toprim domain-containing protein has translation MKGLEKFNELVAAFSALPTIGKKSALRLAYHVCIKDPLLGSKLAYHIEESIRMIKKCTQCGALSENELCEVCSNIERNHNIICIVQDSKDVLVLEDSGSYNGLYFVLDDTSEENIVKLRIMIERNKTTEVFFAFTQGLNSDAIVFFIEEKLKDLNLSFSQIAQGIPSGVSLENVDFISLHKAINHRTKLD, from the coding sequence TTGAAAGGCTTAGAAAAATTTAATGAGTTAGTAGCTGCTTTTTCTGCCTTGCCTACTATAGGAAAAAAATCTGCTTTAAGACTTGCATATCATGTTTGTATAAAAGATCCTTTGTTAGGTTCTAAGCTTGCTTATCATATTGAAGAATCTATAAGAATGATAAAAAAATGCACACAATGTGGAGCTTTAAGTGAAAATGAATTATGTGAAGTTTGTTCTAATATAGAAAGAAATCATAATATTATCTGCATAGTGCAAGATTCTAAAGATGTCCTGGTTTTAGAAGATAGTGGAAGTTATAATGGGCTTTATTTTGTGCTTGATGATACAAGTGAGGAAAATATTGTAAAATTAAGAATTATGATTGAGCGTAATAAAACCACAGAAGTATTTTTTGCTTTTACACAAGGTTTAAATTCTGATGCTATTGTTTTTTTTATAGAAGAAAAATTAAAAGATTTAAATTTAAGTTTTTCGCAAATAGCTCAAGGTATTCCAAGTGGTGTGAGTTTAGAAAATGTTGATTTTATATCTTTGCATAAAGCTATAAATCATAGAACTAAGCTTGATTAA
- the uvrC gene encoding excinuclease ABC subunit UvrC — translation MLENELKTLPNLPGVYQYFDIQGKLLYVGKAKNLKNRVRSYFNFSPNLCPNPNNSLRIQKMINQTHHLEFITTKSEADALILENSFIKQLHPKYNILLRDDKTYPYIYIDLNEEFPRFEITRKIIKKNKIKYFGPFFKGAKELLNALYLSFELRQKKSCKELCLFYQIKRCKGPCEQKISKQEYEKIIQKATQALLNPLSLTKNLENKMLEYAKNENYEEAAIIRDQIKTIEDLSVKIQIDLAKLEDFDVFAIYHEANILSMVRFVINNGRIISSNHKVLTLNHQDEFDLNAIYKQYILENYTQDSPINSTQIYTHEEFEDMNLLQNLLSERFSRKFHLKTPKLGEKKALCQLALENAKINIQKHLKSDDYLFLKELKEFFNLQNYPNYIEIFDNSHMQGEANVGALVAYKDGKFDKSSYRHYHLSYKNDYDQMLQTLSKRAMSFNKNPPPDLWLIDGGDALLKLANDIIKSSGANVDILAISKEKIDTKAYRAKGSAKDKIYTQEGKIQLSTDDKKLQFLQKLRDEAHRFAISFHQKTKRKQDLQSSKLIQLGISQGYIKKFLDYYGSFDEISKANFDELKSLSNIKIAKLIKENL, via the coding sequence ATGCTTGAAAATGAACTTAAAACTTTGCCTAATTTACCAGGCGTATATCAGTATTTTGATATACAAGGTAAGCTTTTATATGTAGGTAAGGCTAAAAATTTAAAAAATCGTGTTAGAAGTTATTTTAATTTCAGTCCAAATCTTTGCCCAAATCCTAACAATAGCTTAAGAATTCAAAAAATGATTAACCAAACGCATCATTTAGAATTTATCACTACAAAAAGTGAGGCCGATGCTTTAATACTAGAAAATTCTTTTATAAAACAACTTCATCCAAAATATAATATATTATTAAGAGATGATAAAACCTACCCTTATATTTATATAGATTTAAATGAAGAATTTCCTAGATTTGAAATTACAAGAAAAATCATCAAAAAAAACAAAATAAAATATTTTGGTCCGTTTTTTAAAGGAGCAAAAGAACTTTTAAATGCTTTGTATTTATCATTTGAACTAAGACAAAAAAAATCTTGCAAAGAACTTTGTCTTTTTTACCAAATCAAGCGTTGCAAAGGACCATGTGAGCAAAAAATCTCTAAACAAGAATATGAAAAAATTATCCAAAAGGCCACTCAAGCTCTTTTAAACCCTCTATCTTTAACAAAAAATTTAGAAAATAAAATGCTTGAATATGCAAAAAACGAAAACTACGAAGAAGCGGCTATTATAAGAGATCAAATCAAAACAATAGAAGATTTAAGTGTAAAAATACAAATAGATCTTGCAAAATTAGAAGATTTTGATGTTTTTGCCATATACCATGAAGCAAATATACTCTCTATGGTGCGTTTTGTTATAAATAATGGCAGGATAATTAGCTCAAACCATAAAGTATTAACCCTAAATCATCAAGATGAGTTTGACTTAAATGCAATATATAAGCAATATATATTAGAAAATTACACCCAAGATAGTCCAATAAATTCAACCCAAATCTATACACATGAAGAATTTGAAGATATGAACCTTTTGCAAAATTTACTTAGTGAGAGATTTTCTAGAAAATTTCACCTTAAGACTCCAAAACTTGGTGAAAAAAAAGCCTTGTGCCAACTTGCATTAGAAAATGCAAAAATAAACATACAAAAACACTTAAAGAGTGATGATTATTTATTTTTAAAAGAATTAAAAGAATTTTTTAACCTACAAAATTATCCTAATTATATAGAAATTTTTGATAATTCCCATATGCAAGGTGAAGCAAATGTCGGTGCTTTAGTAGCCTATAAAGATGGAAAATTTGATAAAAGCTCTTATAGGCACTACCATTTATCCTATAAAAATGATTATGATCAAATGCTTCAAACTCTTAGTAAAAGAGCTATGTCATTTAATAAAAATCCTCCACCTGATTTATGGTTAATTGATGGGGGAGATGCTTTATTAAAGTTAGCAAATGATATCATTAAAAGTTCTGGAGCAAATGTGGATATTTTAGCGATTTCTAAAGAAAAAATAGATACAAAAGCTTATAGAGCAAAAGGAAGCGCAAAGGATAAAATTTATACCCAAGAAGGTAAAATTCAACTTTCCACTGATGATAAAAAATTACAATTTTTGCAAAAATTACGCGATGAAGCACATCGCTTTGCAATTAGTTTTCATCAAAAAACAAAAAGAAAACAAGATTTGCAAAGCTCCAAGCTAATACAACTTGGAATTTCTCAAGGATATATTAAAAAATTTTTAGATTATTATGGTAGCTTTGATGAGATTAGCAAAGCTAATTTTGATGAATTAAAATCACTTTCCAATATAAAAATAGCTAAATTAATTAAGGAAAATTTATGA
- the nhaD gene encoding sodium:proton antiporter NhaD, with protein sequence MSRILFLLCFGVNFLLASQTHELNLAFSVLGVGVLTIFILGYYFIAAEEKYHINKTKPALFIGTFSFIIIGIYMVMNDLDTQILEESVNHLILEIAQIVFFLIAAMTFIEALIERSVFETLKYKLVSKGYTYRKLFWLTGILAFFISPIADNLTTALILSTVLLTIDKHNKEFLIPGAINIVVAANAGGAWSPFGDITTLMVWTAKKATFFEFFALFPASFIGWLLTAYLLSRYVPNIQPNFHKDNLEQVEIKPGGKVFIVLGFLTIALAVFIHSICDLPAMWGMIFGLSLLSLYMYFFNKKQGKKDLNIFHYMTRIEMDTLLFFFGILSAVGALHFVGWLAYASDLYVKFGATSINIGVGFLSAIVDNVPVMSAVLKANPSMDDTQWLLVTLTAGIGGSLISFGSAAGVGVMGKMKGIYTFNAHLKYAWTILVGYIISIIVWYVQFQLLNL encoded by the coding sequence ATGAGTAGAATACTTTTTTTGCTTTGCTTTGGTGTAAATTTTTTGCTGGCAAGTCAAACTCATGAGTTAAATTTAGCTTTTAGTGTTTTAGGTGTAGGTGTTTTGACAATTTTTATATTAGGTTATTATTTTATTGCAGCGGAAGAAAAATATCATATAAATAAAACAAAACCTGCTTTATTTATAGGAACTTTTTCTTTTATCATTATTGGCATATACATGGTAATGAACGATTTGGATACTCAAATACTTGAAGAGAGTGTTAATCATCTTATTTTAGAAATTGCACAAATTGTCTTTTTCTTAATAGCTGCTATGACTTTTATAGAAGCCTTGATAGAAAGATCAGTTTTTGAAACTTTAAAATACAAACTTGTAAGCAAGGGTTATACCTATAGAAAGTTATTTTGGTTAACAGGCATTTTGGCTTTTTTTATCTCTCCAATAGCAGATAATCTTACAACTGCTTTGATTTTATCTACTGTGCTTTTAACCATAGATAAGCATAACAAAGAATTTTTAATTCCAGGTGCTATAAATATTGTCGTTGCGGCTAATGCTGGTGGAGCTTGGTCGCCTTTTGGGGATATTACCACTTTGATGGTTTGGACAGCAAAAAAAGCTACATTTTTTGAATTTTTTGCTCTTTTTCCAGCTTCTTTTATTGGTTGGCTGCTTACTGCTTATTTGCTATCGCGTTATGTACCTAATATTCAACCAAATTTTCACAAAGATAACCTAGAACAAGTAGAAATTAAACCAGGCGGTAAGGTTTTTATTGTGCTTGGTTTTTTAACTATAGCTTTGGCGGTATTTATTCATAGTATTTGTGATTTACCTGCAATGTGGGGTATGATTTTTGGTCTTTCATTGCTTAGCTTGTATATGTATTTTTTCAATAAAAAACAAGGTAAAAAAGATTTAAATATTTTTCATTATATGACACGTATAGAGATGGATACTTTATTATTTTTCTTTGGTATTTTATCTGCTGTTGGTGCTTTACATTTTGTCGGCTGGCTTGCATATGCTTCCGATCTCTATGTAAAATTTGGAGCTACTAGTATTAATATAGGCGTAGGATTTTTATCTGCTATTGTAGATAATGTTCCAGTTATGAGTGCGGTATTAAAAGCAAATCCAAGTATGGATGATACCCAATGGCTTTTAGTAACTCTTACGGCAGGAATAGGGGGGTCTTTGATAAGCTTTGGTTCAGCAGCTGGAGTAGGAGTAATGGGCAAAATGAAAGGAATTTATACTTTTAATGCTCATTTAAAATATGCATGGACAATTTTGGTTGGTTATATAATATCTATTATAGTTTGGTATGTACAATTTCAATTGTTAAATTTATAA
- the guaA gene encoding glutamine-hydrolyzing GMP synthase, with product MKKADILVLDFGSQYTQLIARRLREQGVYAEILPFNVSLDEIKAKEPKGIILSGGPASVYANDAYFCDKGIFDLNIPVLGICYGMQLMAHHFGANVAPAGHKEYGKATIDIQNDSDLFKNLPKKQTVWMSHSDKVENLPQGFDVLATSENSPFCVFGDEKRKFFALQFHPEVQHSEFGKSILKNFAKYACNCDSVWNMGSFAKTQAQKIKEEVGNDKVLCAVSGGVDSSVVAALLASAIKDQVVVVFVDNGLLRSGEKEQVEYMFRHTLGIDLISIDARETFLSRLAGVRDPEQKRKIIGNTFIEVFEEEAKKHKDVKYLAQGTLYTDIIESSVVGASKTIKSHHNVGGLPEKMNLKLIEPLKEIFKDEVRALGMELGLSKDVVYRHPFPGPGLAIRIMGEVNESSLELLRKADVILIEELKSSGWYDKTWQAFCVLLNVQSVGVMGDNRTYDNAVCVRVVNASDGMTATFSHLPYELLENISRRIINEVEGINRVVYDISSKPPATIEWE from the coding sequence ATGAAAAAAGCAGATATTTTAGTTTTGGACTTTGGTTCACAATATACACAACTCATTGCTAGAAGATTAAGAGAACAAGGTGTGTATGCGGAAATTTTACCTTTTAATGTAAGTTTAGATGAGATTAAGGCTAAAGAACCCAAAGGTATTATTTTAAGTGGTGGACCAGCTAGTGTATATGCAAATGATGCTTATTTTTGCGATAAAGGTATTTTTGATTTAAATATACCAGTTTTAGGAATATGCTATGGTATGCAACTTATGGCGCATCATTTTGGAGCAAATGTTGCTCCAGCAGGTCATAAAGAATATGGTAAGGCGACTATAGATATTCAAAATGATAGCGATTTGTTTAAAAATTTACCTAAAAAGCAAACAGTATGGATGAGCCATTCTGATAAAGTAGAGAATTTACCACAAGGTTTTGATGTTTTAGCAACTAGTGAAAATAGTCCATTTTGTGTGTTTGGAGATGAGAAGCGTAAATTTTTTGCTTTACAATTCCATCCTGAAGTGCAACATAGTGAATTTGGAAAAAGTATCTTGAAAAATTTTGCTAAATATGCATGTAATTGTGATAGTGTATGGAATATGGGATCTTTTGCAAAAACTCAAGCACAGAAAATCAAAGAAGAAGTAGGAAATGATAAAGTTCTTTGTGCGGTAAGTGGCGGTGTTGATAGTAGCGTGGTGGCTGCATTGTTAGCAAGTGCAATAAAAGATCAAGTTGTAGTAGTTTTTGTTGATAATGGTCTTTTAAGAAGTGGCGAGAAAGAACAAGTTGAGTATATGTTTAGACACACTTTGGGCATTGATCTAATTAGTATCGATGCTAGAGAAACTTTCTTAAGTCGTTTAGCAGGAGTGAGGGATCCTGAGCAGAAAAGAAAAATCATAGGGAATACTTTTATAGAGGTTTTTGAGGAAGAAGCTAAAAAACATAAAGATGTAAAATATCTAGCACAAGGGACTTTATATACTGATATTATTGAAAGCTCTGTTGTAGGAGCTAGTAAAACCATAAAATCTCATCATAATGTGGGTGGCTTACCTGAAAAGATGAATTTAAAACTTATCGAACCTTTAAAAGAAATTTTTAAAGATGAGGTAAGAGCTTTGGGAATGGAGCTTGGTTTAAGTAAAGATGTAGTTTATCGCCACCCTTTTCCAGGGCCAGGTCTTGCTATACGCATAATGGGCGAGGTAAATGAGTCTAGTTTAGAGCTTCTAAGAAAGGCAGATGTTATTTTGATTGAAGAATTAAAAAGTAGTGGTTGGTATGATAAGACTTGGCAAGCTTTTTGTGTGCTTTTAAACGTGCAAAGTGTTGGTGTAATGGGGGATAATAGAACTTATGATAACGCAGTTTGTGTGCGCGTGGTTAATGCAAGTGATGGTATGACTGCAACTTTTTCTCATTTACCTTATGAATTATTAGAAAATATTTCACGCCGTATTATTAATGAAGTAGAAGGAATTAATCGCGTGGTATATGATATTTCTAGCAAGCCACCAGCAACGATTGAATGGGAATGA
- a CDS encoding class I SAM-dependent methyltransferase, whose amino-acid sequence MFLYQYFKNPKQTGAFCASSKKLSKLITSHVQHAKNIIEIGPGTGSFTKYILKQKNHNARFFAVEINPHMAKKLKQNIKNIDIEINSAEFLANMLEKRAINSVDLIISGIPWALLNSKEQDLLLKSIHDALEKNGCFATFAYILPTPKGKAFKKKLFTTFSKVEISPIIWQNLPPAFVYFCTK is encoded by the coding sequence ATGTTTTTATATCAATATTTTAAAAATCCAAAACAAACAGGAGCATTTTGCGCAAGCTCTAAAAAGTTAAGTAAGCTTATAACTTCTCATGTTCAACACGCAAAAAACATCATTGAAATAGGTCCTGGTACGGGAAGTTTTACAAAATATATTCTCAAACAAAAAAATCATAATGCAAGATTCTTTGCCGTTGAAATCAACCCTCACATGGCAAAAAAATTAAAACAAAATATAAAAAATATAGATATAGAGATAAACTCGGCAGAATTTTTAGCCAATATGCTAGAAAAAAGAGCAATCAATAGCGTAGATTTGATTATCTCAGGAATTCCTTGGGCTTTATTAAATTCCAAAGAACAAGATTTGTTATTAAAATCTATTCATGATGCTTTAGAGAAAAATGGCTGTTTTGCAACTTTTGCTTATATACTCCCAACTCCAAAAGGAAAAGCTTTTAAGAAAAAACTTTTTACCACCTTTAGCAAGGTAGAAATCTCGCCTATCATTTGGCAAAATCTTCCCCCTGCTTTTGTATATTTTTGCACTAAATAA